Proteins from one Kazachstania africana CBS 2517 chromosome 1, complete genome genomic window:
- the MRPL24 gene encoding mitochondrial 54S ribosomal protein bL28m (similar to Saccharomyces cerevisiae MRPL24 (YMR193W); ancestral locus Anc_6.282) codes for MNILKRFLLQRSFGTFHPIHREWRIIESKRIAKKPAYRIGDPKPLYIPKKVAEFPDYKYGEPSVFKQSKKGLYGGSFIQFGHSISESKNKVKRRWLPNIVRKELWSEALNRRIRIKLTAKVLRTISKEGGIDNYLIKDKSARIKELGPTGWKLRYRVMQKLEQNKGHLRQGNHNKEMRDEVLRKF; via the coding sequence ATGAACATATTGAAGAGATTCCTGCTTCAACGCTCATTTGGCACTTTTCATCCTATTCATAGAGAATGGAGAATAATTGAATCAAAGAGGATTGCTAAAAAGCCAGCTTATAGAATTGGAGATCCTAAACCTCTTTATATACCAAAGAAGGTGGCAGAGTTCCCAGATTATAAATATGGTGAGCCTAGTGTTTTCAAGCAAAGTAAGAAAGGTCTCTATGGAGGTTCTTTCATTCAGTTTGGCCACAGTATATCAGAGAGTAAGAATAAAGTAAAGAGGCGCTGGCTCCCGAATATTGTCAGGAAAGAGTTGTGGAGTGAAGCATTAAATAGGAGGATAAGGATTAAGCTAACGGCAAAGGTATTGAGGACAATAAGTAAAGAAGGTGGGATTgataattatttgattAAGGACAAATCTGCTAGAATAAAGGAATTAGGCCCTACAGGGTGGAAGCTTCGCTACAGAGTTATGCAAAAATTGGAGCAGAACAAAGGACATTTACGTCAGGGCAATcataataaagaaatgaGAGACGAAGTACTACgtaaattttga
- the ICY1 gene encoding Icy1p (similar to Saccharomyces cerevisiae ICY2 (YPL250C) and ICY1 (YMR195W); ancestral locus Anc_6.285) has protein sequence MSLSIETLSFHEDVVFPLSFVHSNLERPVLQDSATPRTEELSSIINSPLNTDAIPDVDAEIISNNNYTYTSTTTSQSSYAPSSSESFTELYYANVAQQNYRLWLSKF, from the coding sequence ATGTCACTCTCAATTGAAACTCTCTCATTTCATGAGGACGTCGTCTTTCCTTTATCTTTTGTCCACAGCAATCTGGAACGCCCAGTACTGCAAGACTCTGCCACGCCAAGGACAGAAGAATTATCGTCCATTATAAACTCTCCACTCAATACTGATGCAATTCCCGACGTGGATGCGGAaatcatttcaaataataactACACATACACTAGTACGACGACCTCTCAAAGTAGCTACGCACCATCATCGTCCGAATCATTCACAGAATTATACTACGCTAACGTAGCACAACAAAACTACAGACTCTGGctttcaaaattctaa